A section of the Paralichthys olivaceus isolate ysfri-2021 chromosome 16, ASM2471397v2, whole genome shotgun sequence genome encodes:
- the LOC109639413 gene encoding sentrin-specific protease 5-like isoform X1 has protein sequence MHRTQSHRSKAKYLKRRKGFMSSVKGVSHLSRRAKRRLFFKVQLWMWRKRREKCRFGIFRAKRRACGISCGPCFNSKDQSQKNKSRLPMYHTVNSDNSRDRTSAAVSPLACDTEASEETLRGQNCPLKPHEPVSLSETLIASSSFQNRLTDMNVPGGPFTLTASSQRRETSGRCCVIAEPSKHSRTVKPLLRTEACEGMMRCTSGQCTSVTPGQDKASNTHSDERITCQKSSQTNVSLKALTNDLHEFLDEFYRIYGSFIPLQKSDVLRHLKRKFNTDFRDRKYVVFSEVTKYRSVIVQKPVPSFQVVYNKHTLTLEDLSTLADQNWLNDQVMNMYGELIVESAHHKVHFLNSFFHRQLMTKGYDGVKRWTKQVDLFSKCLLLVPIHLEVHWCLVTADFVKKRICLYDSQGNALQKVARNILKYLMAEAKEKQQTAFENGWTVSFDENVPQQTNENDCGVFVLEYSRCLALTKPLQFSQEDIPKIRKRIYKELCDCKLHEEG, from the exons ATGCACCGAACACAGAGCCACAGGAGCAAAGCCAAGTACCTCAAGAGACGGAAGGGTTTCATGTCTTCAGTCAAGGGAGTTTCTCATCTGTCCAGACGGGCCAAGAGACGcttgttttttaaagtacaGCTCTGGATGTGGAGGAAGCGGAGAGAGAAATGCCGTTTTGGGATTTTCAGAGCAAAGAGAAGAGCTTGTGGGATCAGCTGTGGACCCTGCTTTAACTCAAAGGATCagtcacagaaaaataaaagtagactTCCAATGTACCACACAGTAAACTCAGACAATTCTCGAGACAGGACTTCAGCTGCAGTGTCTCCACTTGCTTGTGATACTGAAGCTTCAGAGGAGACGCTCAGAGGGCAGAACTGTCCGCTGAAGCCACATGAACCAGTCAGTCTGTCAGAAACTTTAATCGCTTCCAGCTCTTTTCAGAACCGGCTCACAGACATGAATGTTCCTGGAGGTCCATTCACTCTAACTGCGTCATCTCAAAGAAGAGAGACCTCTGGACGGTGTTGTGTAATTGCAGAGCCTTCAAAACACTCTCGCACAGTCAAACCCCTGCTGAGGACAGAGGCATGTGAGGGGATGATGAGGTGCACATCAGGACAATGTACCAGTGTTACTCCAGGTCAGGACAAggcttcaaacacacattctgatGAGAGAATCACCTGTCAAAAGTCGTCTCAAACCAATGTCAGCCTTAAAGCACTGACGAACGACCTACATG AGTTCCTCGATGAGTTTTACAGAATATATGGAAGTTTCATTCCACTACAGAAGAGCGACGTGTTGAGACACCTGAAGAGGAAGTTTAACACAGATTTCAGGGACAG GAAATATGTTGTCTTCTCGGAGGTTACCAAATACAGAAGTGTGATCGTTCAGAAACCCGTTCCCTCCTTCCAGGTGGtctacaacaaacacacactgacactggaAGATTTGTCGACCCTGGCAGATCAGAACTGGCTCAATGACCAG GTCATGAACATGTATGGGGAATTGATTGTGGAATCTGCCCACCACAAG GTCCATTTTCTCAACAGCTTCTTCCACCGACAGCTCATGACTAAAGGATATGATGGTGTTAAGAGATGGACAAAGCAG GTGGATTTGTTTTCTAAGTGTTTGCTCTTGGTGCCGATCCACCTGGAGGTTCACTGGTGTCTGGTGACTGCTGACTTTGTCAAAAAGAGAATCTGCCTTTATGACTCTCAAGGGAATGCACTCCAGAAGGTTGCAAGG AATATCCTGAAATACTTGATGGCAGAAGCAAAGGAGAAGCAGCAGACAGCTTTTGAAAATGGTTGGACAGTGTCGTTTGATGAG AACGTCCCACAACAGACCAATGAAAACGACTGTGGAGTTTTTGTCTTGGAG taCTCCAGATGCCTTGCTCTCACAAAACCCCTGCAGTTTTCCCAGGAGGACATACCAAAGATACGTAAGAGGATCTACAAAGAGCTGTGTGACTGTAAACTCCATGAGGAGGGCTGA
- the ahsg2 gene encoding alpha-2-HS-glycoprotein 2: protein MNLLGFAVVLGLLVGTWAQVKVLRPLCDSPEVEEAAMVAQDYLNGQHAHGYKYALNRIEDVKIQPGANGDDTYFLEIDLLETNCHVLDPTPLANCTVRPKVLTAVEGDCDVVLRKVAGVLTVTAFKCKTDESREDLCLHCYSLLPLNDTSALDFVQASLATFNNNTMNVTYTIMEVGRMSSQVLAGVPHYSVEYVVVEANCTGTACTPLNDPMAERGICYAKGFKAVHNVDCRMFPAPMMPVDANNTVAVPPVVLADSLSHKHGLKHHKLTSLHDPHQSGLLSAESAESEEIVPVVPAVVDAAAPVAAAADPAPAGDLAPAADSESNSEYSSGEVPVAMFKRDVAVASAAAVVGTPAAPLLLVPACPGRVRYFS from the exons ATGAATCTGCTGGGCTTCGCTGTGGTTCTGGGACTTCTGGTGGGGACGTGGGCTCAGGTGAAGGTGCTGCGGCCTCTGTGCGACTCccctgaggtggaggaggctgcGATGGTCGCCCAGGATTACCTCAATGGCCAGCACGCTCACGGCTACAAGTATGCACTGAACAGGATCGAGGATGTCAAGATCCAACCTGGG GCTAATGGAGACGACACATACTTCCTTGAAATTGACCTGCTGGAGACAAACTGTCATGTGTTGGACCCCACACCTCTTGCCAACTGCACAGTCCGACCCAAAGTGTTGACT GCCGTGGAAGGAGACTGTGATGTGGTGCTGAGGAAAGTTGCAGGAGTTCTGACTGTGACTGCATTCAAGTGTAAAACAGACG AATCAAGAGAGGACCTGTGCCTGCACTGTtactccctcctccctctgaacGACACTTCAGCGCTGGACTTTGTGCAGGCCTCACTGGCGACCTTTAATAACAATACTATGAACGTGACTTACACCATCATGGAGGTTGGAAGGATGTCGTCACAG GTTTTGGCCGGTGTGCCACACTATTCAGTAGAATATGTTGTGGTTGAGGCTAATTGCACTGGCACAGCCTGCACGCCTCTGAATGACCCCATGGCT gAACGTGGAATTTGTTATGCCAAAGGTTTCAAAGCCGTTCACAATGTGGACTGCAGAATGTTCCCTGCTCCCATG ATGCCAGTAGATGCCAACAACACTGTGGCTGTACCTCCAGTTGTACTTGCAGACAGCCTGTCACACAAGCACGGTCTGAAACACCACAAGCTGACCTCCCTCCATGACCCTCATCAGAGTGGCCTTCTGTCAGCAGAGTCAGCAGAGTCAGAAGAAATTGTACCTGTGGTCCCTGCAGTGGTTGATGCTGCTGCACCtgttgcagctgctgcagatccTGCTCCAGCTGGTGATCTTGCTCCAGCTGCAGACTCTGAATCAAACTCAGAATACAGCAGTGGAGAGGTCCCTGTTGCTATGTTTAAGAGAGATGTAGctgttgcatctgctgctgcagtagtCGGCacccctgcagctcctcttcttcttgtgcCAGCATGTCCAGGAAGGGTTAGATATTTCAGTTGA
- the LOC109639246 gene encoding protein crumbs homolog 1-like: MLRYSVHVWMLCLLYAVISSSEDTNRCELQPCQNGGMCESHDGGFRCLCSQQSHNGRLYGGETCTIALSGCDDNQCENGGICSPLLVNDQHTYTCICLPGFTSSKCETPTVFSFESRGFMYIETQHSDPEAPVVVTFSFKTERAVGTLWQRRVDDLLLSIELMDGHLRLRSQRGQGSSTLVQELPEYLSNNMWHTVEASLGSVVSRIRLLCTEGDCTRHSSTEVQLLDRTSALPEPGTVRISLFIGAVVGSWGLDRAVDEANYPPAFLGCFRDVLVDSHLVLPVIVPEDSDAQANITVGCSDKDKCDSSPCQNRGRCVSQGWRSYMCECFRPYEGNNCAEEYITARFGNKDVESYALFSLDDDPGDPITISMFVRTRQSSGLLLVLANSTSQYLRLWLEKGRVKAQINNFETLVGHRAVSDGHFHLVTVKLEGTSASLFQSAQDQASMPIRHIHAQSGDLVFIGGLPDSRASASFGGYFKGCVQDLRINSKRLQFYPIESAVESYKLVKVINVAQGCSSDDACAVKPCLNGGMCYSMWDDFICNCPPNTAGQRCEKVKWCELSPCPTGAVCQTSSQGFECLANVTFRADSSILQYQSNGKIHRSLSSVFLSLRTRQPTATILRAQKGSDYLIVSLQDSHLVVEIKAGDDEVSVQSQGAISDGEWHTVELSKTSSTSRWIMDVDGGHKQLSMSKTDAGNLDFLREGADILLGGLSLDAGVTFSGCVGSVEIGGLLLPFYLDTELNLPRPQEEQFVRVNGNAALQHGCWGAGVCASNPCQNQGVCEDLFDLHHCTCSSEWTGPLCEQSTDNCISSPCIFGYCTNYPRGFECVCELGYSGEQCEFEVDMCENNNCSKGATCLKGFQSYACLCPQNLTGQYCDDNIPEIPWYIETNPIPQLPTSTCMGARWKYSCYNGGNCSEVDNTCYCLPGFTGQWCQKDVDECASDPCMNGGFCVNYVNSFECVCDMNYSGIHCQIDVSDFYLYLFLGLWQNLFQLVSYLVIRLDDEPEVDWIFHFND, translated from the exons ATGTTGAGATACAGCGTGCATGTGTGGATGTTATGTTTGCTTTATGCAG TCATTTCATCTAGTGAGGACACCAACAGATGTGAACTGCAGCCATGCCAAAATGGTGGCATGTGTGAGAGCCACGATGGGGGATTCAGATGCCTTTGCTCCCAACAGAGCCACAATGGGCGCCTATATGGGGGTGAGACTTGCACAATTGCACTTTCAGGCTGTGATGACAACCAGTGTGAGAATGGAGGAATATGCTCTCCTTTACTTGTAAATGATCAGCACACCTACACATGCATCTGCCTTCCTGGCTTCACAAGCTCAAAATGTGAGACCCCCACAGTCTTCTCGTTTGAGTCCAGAGGCTTCATGTACATAGAGACACAGCATTCTGACCCGGAGGCTCCTGTGGTTGTCACATTCAGCTTCAAGACAGAAAGAGCAGTCGGTACTCTATGGCAGCGCAGAGTGGACGACTTGCTCCTCAGCATCGAGCTGATGGATGGGCATCTCCGCCTCCGCAGCCAGAGGGGTCAAGGCTCCAGCACACTGGTTCAAGAGCTCCCTGAATACTTGTCAAACAACATGTGGCACACAGTGGAAGCATCACTGGGCAGTGTGGTCAGCCGTATCAGGCTGCTCTGCACTGAAGGAGACTGCACCAGACACTCCAGCACTGAAGTCCAGCTGCTTGACAGAACCTCTGCTCTCCCCGAGCCAGGGACGGTTCGTATAAGCCTCTTCATAGGAGCAGTCGTGGGCAGCTGGGGTTTGGACAGAGCAGTGGATGAGGCAAACTACCCGCCTGCTTTTCTAGGCTGCTTCAGGGATGTGCTTGTGGATTCACATCTGGTGCTGCCAGTTATAGTGCCAGAAGATTCAGATGCCCAGGCGAACATCACTGTGGGATGCAGTGACAAAGACAAGTGCGACAGCAGCCCTTGTCAGAACCGAGGCCGCTGTGTGAGCCAGGGCTGGAGGAGCTACATGTGCGAGTGCTTCAGGCCATATGAGGGAAACAACTGTGCAGAGG AGTACATCACTGCCAGGTTTGGAAACAAAGATGTGGAGAGTTACGCTCTCTTCTCCTTAGATGATGACCCAGGTGATCCCATAACTATATCCATGTTCGTTCGCACCAGACAGTCCAGTGGCCTGCTCCTCGTCCTGGCCAACAGCACCAGCCAGTACCTCCGCCTGTGGCTGGAGAAGGGCAGGGTCAAGGCTCAGATCAACAACTTTGAGACCCTTGTTGGTCACAGAGCTGTCAGTGACGGCCATTTCCACCTAGTGACTGTGAAGCTGGAAGGAACGTCTGCCAGCTTGTTCCAGTCAGCCCAAGACCAGGCTTCTATGCCCATCAGGCATATTCACGCCCAATCAGGGGATCTGGTTTTCATCGGAGGGCTTCCTGACTCAAGGGCCTCTGCTTCATTTGGTGGCTATTTTAAGGGATGTGTCCAGGATCTGAGGATTAACAGCAAACGTCTGCAGTTCTATCCCATAGAATCTGCAGTGGAATCTTACAAGCTGGTGAAAGTCATCAATGTCGCACAAGGATGCAGCAGTGATGACGCCTGTGCT GTCAAGCCCTGTCTCAATGGGGGAATGTGTTACTCCATGTGGGATGACTTCATCTGCAACTGTCCCCCCAACACCGCAGGGCAGCGCTGTGAGAAGGTTAAATGGTGTGAGCTGTCTCCATGTCCCACAGGTGCTGTTTGTCAGACAAGCTCTCAGGGCTTTGAGT GTTTGGCTAATGTGACATTCCGGGCTGACAGCAGCATTTTGCAGTACCAGAGCAATGGAAAGATTCATCGCAGCCTCTCCAGTGTGTTCCTCAGCCTCCGCACAAGACAGCCCACTGCCACCATACTGCGTGCACAAAAGGGCTCAGACTACCTCATTGTGTCCCTCCAGGACTCTCATTTAGTCGTGGAGATCAAGGCTGGGGACGATGAGGTATCCGTTCAAAGCCAGGGTGCAATCAGTGATGGAGAGTGGCACACAGTGGAGCTTAGCAAGACATCCTCAACCTCCAGGTGGATCATGGATGTGGATGGGGGCCACAAGCAGCTAAGCATGTCCAAAACAGATGCAGGGAATCTGGATTTTCTCAGAGAGGGAGCAGACATTTTGCTGGGGGGACTCAGTCTGGATGCTGGAGTGACCTTCTCTGGCTGTGTGGGTTCTGTGGAGATCGGAGGCCTTCTTCTCCCTTTCTACCTGGACACGGAGTTGAACCTGCCCAGACCCCAGGAGGAGCAGTTTGTGAGGGTCAATGGCAACGCTGCCTTGCAACATGGCTGCTGGGGAGCCGGTGTGTGTGCATCCAACCCTTGTCAGAAccagggtgtgtgtgaggatcTCTTTGACCTGCACCACTGCACCTGTTCCTCCGAGTGGACAGGGCCACTGTGTGAACAGTCGACTGACAATTGCATCTCCAGCCCCTGCATCTTTGGCTACTGCACCAACTACCCCAGGgggtttgagtgtgtgtgtgagcttggtTACAGCGGTGAACAGTGTGAGTTTGAAGTGGacatgtgtgaaaacaacaactgcagcaaGGGTGCCACTTGCCTCAAAGGCTTCCAGAGCTACGCATGCCTCTGCCCTCAAAACCTGACCGGCCAATACTGCGA TGACAACATTCCTGAAATCCCTTGGTACATCGAGACAAATCC AATTCCTCAGCTGCCTACATCTACATGCATGGGTGCGAGATGGAAGTACAGCTGCTATAATGGAGGGAACTGCTCTGAAGTAGACAACACCTGTTACTGCCTGCCTGGTTTCACAGGACAGTG GTGCCAGAAGGATGTAGATGAATGTGCCTCGGATCCGTGTATGAACGGAGGCTTCTGTGTCAACTACGTGAAcagttttgagtgtgtgtgtgacatgaatTACTCAGGGATTCACTGCCAAATAGACGTCAGCGACTTCTATCTGTACCTCTTCCTGGGCCTGTGGCAGAACCTGTTCCAGCTGGTGTCCTACCTCGTGATACGCCTTGACGATGAGCCGGAAGTCGATTGGATATTCCACTTCAACGATTAG
- the LOC109639227 gene encoding protein piccolo-like produces MAWSRGSKILFCLGLFVVASSFCSCSPLTRLKALDKLKENSMISQGSGLHHGRLLIGQNSLEGAKVSGIWTSKDLLDLNADYQDDIGWAEPKRAKGQGDDSSRPKPADAAVEQLLKLEPKVECTGDSMKLQIQDAASTPGSLFFVDRGSNQSPLPLSKLPQSCGYTIRSTRRDFVLVAPYDGCFVAHEEDSYVLPLRWWGLPVRMSCPLMRPSAPNPPMVTCHTEGMVVKTEWMISVAKIKVNLNDVWEPLMRASAKCGFSVVVHPDGVVISVRYSPCLKEKDGLYTLELAGDGETKISCPSLSEAEPTKSPPNDPEPQTEMPSKGVHHFTPSHNSGSPLDQTFPQKPEVPAKKPNERPKVIAPPQMPYYPSYPNFFYPYPDIKPVTTAQPPSSPLTKTTEVQSTQTVLPSKLPMAPEGQMPQQFHPFYVWPSQPEQVPVEKETQVDSPATQPPNGKVEDLFYPYYFKPPNAIPVPTPEPYITTSPPAIQSTKGHRQPIYYPFPYKPKPPMQSPVTKPAADKLPEYLLPNNHPSGPPQKPQEPPSSKPENQEYNPQPVPPVSQEPHGQMYQPFYQYPFYPPLWSQGPYQPPMPPTKQTPTLAPNGQVKPLSPLNPETSKPQIPGNVSPSKLPSAPQSKAPSQPKAPAGKVQQYLYPYFYQPKPEKQPDEKPQPSEEPGAEKPAPIEPPPAVSPSEGRVYYPFNLYYPQQPQPITLPPVTFTQTPPPNNEPSNGGKVPQGPQPGSPYMPPFYCPQFCPSGISNCCPQIAFHQHLHHFVPAGPGSENVPPVYPAQQFLSSLGYSGLGNGLADPSPEETMATTTTPAVTTESSTPENEQLPYLLPPDGNNAAPVLSIPENQIPTYPYFVPNLYLPQSQSAVNYNAPGNGHAIPYYLQPPESQMSQILPGDMKNLSWPDFMSFVAQYQQGLLANQQNEPRASELQPSNVEPSDSEEPMQAKFKSVADRFLVRHPMLQDAEAPINSSQQFVSAFKKSTNSDQIIQPNSQSKSYVLLQQGPPGREPTSYSEELLADATVQSQNLKPHQNLNPLQDNPHNHPFVSAKDGSHFAPLPKNSFNTAQINPELLEKMWKLSRPLGYDEGIPANVPGEEFQRWRSAADQRD; encoded by the exons ATGGCGTGGAGCAGGGGCAGTAAGATTTTGTTCTGTTTAGGCCTTTTTGTGGTTGCTAGTTCATTTTGCAGTTGTAGCCCTCTGACGAGGCTTAAGGCACTggataaattaaaagaaaactcgATGATTAGCCAAGGAAGTGGTCTGCACCATGGACGACTCCTCATTGGGCAAAACTCGCTGGAAGGTGCAAAAGTCAGTGGAATCTGGACCTCAAAGGACCTGCTGGATTTGAATGCTGATTACCAAGATGACATTG gttggGCAGAGCCCAAACGAGCTAAAGGACAAGGTGACGACTCCTCAAGGCCAAAGCCAGCTGATGCAGCGGTGGAACAACTCCTTAAACTGGAACCAAAGGTTGAATGTACAGGAGACTCCATGAAGCTTCAAATCCAAGATGCTGCCTCTACTCCTGGATCCCTATTCTTTGTGGACCGAG GAAGTAACCAGTCTCCACTTCCCCTGTCCAAGTTGCCGCAAAGCTGTGGTTACACAATCAGGTCAACAAGGAGAGATTTTGTCTTGGTTGCACCCTATGATGGTTGCTTTGTTGCTCATGAG GAGGACAGCTATGTTCTCCCCTTGCGTTGGTGGGGGTTACCGGTGAGGATGTCATGCCCTTTGATGAGACCGTCTGCACCTAACCCTCCGATGGTCACCTGCCACACTGAGGGCATGGTTGTGAAAACTGAATGGATGATCTCTGTTGCTAAAATTAAAGTAAACT TGAATGATGTCTGGGAGCCTCTGATGAGGGCCTCAGCCAAATGTGGGTTCAGCGTAGTTGTACATCCAGATGGTGTGGTCATCTCTGTTCGCTATTCACCTTGCCTGAAGGAAAAG gATGGTCTATACACCCTGGAACTGGCTGGAGATGGAGAAACCAAAATTTCCTGCCCATCACTGTCTGAAGCTGAACCCACAAAAAGCCCACCAAATGATCCAGAACCACAAACTGAAATGCCAAGCAAAGGGGTACATCACTTCACCCCATCTCATAATTCTGGTTCACCTCTTGATCAAACCTTTCCTCAGAAGCCAGAGGTACCTGCCAAAAAACCAAATGAGAGGCCAAAGGTTATTGCTCCACCTCAAATGCCATACTATCCTTCGTACCCAAATTTCTTCTACCCTTATCCAGATATTAAACCTGTAACTACTGCACAGCCACCGTCCTCTCCTTTAACCAAGACCACTGAAGTGCAGTCCACACAAACTGTCCTCCCATCAAAACTGCCAATGGCCCCTGAAGGACAAATGCCCCAGCAATTCCATCCTTTTTATGTCTGGCCATCTCAACCTGAACAAGTGCCTGTTGAAAAAGAGACTCAAGTAGATTCTCCAGCCACACAACCACCTAATGGCAAAGTAGAAGACCTTTTTTATCCATACTACTTTAAACCCCCTAATGCCATTCCCGTACCAACACCTGAACCATATATAACTACATCTCCCCCGGCTATCCAAAGTACGAAAGGCCATAGACAACCGATTTACTACCCTTTTCCATATAAACCGAAACCACCTATGCAGTCACCAGTAACTAAACCAGCAGCAGATAAACTCCCTGAATATCTCCTTCCAAATAACCACCCATCTGGACCTCCTcagaaacctcaagaaccacCTTCAAGCAAACCTGAGAACCAAGAATATAACCCACAACCGGTACCCCCAGTTTCTCAGGAACCTCATGGACAAATGTACCAGCCGTTCTACCAATACCCATTTTACCCTCCATTATGGTCTCAAGGCCCTTACCAGCCACCAATGCCACCCACAAAGCAAACCCCTACCCTGGCTCCAAATGGCCAAGTAAAGCCTCTTAGCCCATTGAACCCTGAGACATCTAAACCCCAAATCCCTGGGAATGTGTCTCCCAGTAAACTACCTTCAGCTCCACAGAGCAAAGCGCCATCACAACCTAAAGCTCCTGCAGGCAAAGTCCAACAGTACCTCTATCCCTACTTCTACCAACCAAAGCCTGAAAAACAACCAGATGAGAAGCCACAACCATCTGAGGAACCAGGTGCTGAAAAACCTGCCCCAATCGAACCCCCTCCAGCTGTCAGCCCTTCAGAAGGCAGAGTGTATTACCCATTTAACCTTTATTACCCCCAGCAGCCTCAGCCAATAACATTACCCCCTGTTACCTTCACACAGACACCACCACCTAACAATGAACCTAGTAATGGTGGTAAAGTCCCCCAAGGTCCACAACCAGGCTCTCCATATATGCCTCCTTTCTACTGCCCTCAATTTTGCCCATCTGGAATTTCTAATTGCTGCCCACAAATTGCTTTTCATCAACACCTGCATCATTTTGTTCCAGCTGGACCTGGCAGTGAAAATGTTCCTCCAGTCTATCCAGCACAGCAATTTCTCTCTTCATTGGGATATTCTGGGCTTGGCAATGGATTGGCTGATCCCTCTCCAGAGGAAacaatggcaacaacaacaacacctgcTGTAACTACTGAATCTTCCACACCTGAGAATGAACAACTGCCATATCTCCTGCCACCAGATGGCAACAATGCTGCGCCTGTTCTCAGTATACCTGAAAATCAGATCCCAACCTACCCTTATTTTGTACCCAATCTATATCTACCACAAAGCCAGTCAGCAGTTAATTACAATGCTCCAGGTAATGGGCATGCAATTCCATATTATCTACAGCCCCCAGAGTCGCAAATGAGCCAAATACTACCTGGAGACATGAAGAATCTGTCTTGGCCtgattttatgtcttttgttgctCAATATCAACAAGGGCTTTTGGCAAACCAGCAAAATGAGCCCAGAGCCAGTGAACTACAGCCATCTAATGTGGAACCCAGTGATTCTGAAGAGCCAATGCAAGCTAAATTCAAAAGTGTAGCTGATCGCTTTCTTGTCCGGCACCCCATGCTTCAAGATGCAGAGGCACCTATAAACTCCTCACAACAATTTGTTAGTGCCTTTAAGAAATCTACCAACAGTGATCAGATAATTCAACCCAATTCTCAATCAAAGAGTTATGTGCTGCTACAGCAGGGTCCACCAGGTCGGGAGCCTACCAGTTACAGTGAAGAGCTTCTTGCTGACGCAACCGTCCAGTCACAAAATCTTAAACCCCATCAGAATTTGAATCCCCTACAGGACAACCCCCATAACCACCCATTTGTCTCTGCAAAGGATGGCTCTCATTTTGCACCTTTGCCCAAGAACTCTTTCAATACAGCACAAATAAATCCTGAATTATTAGAAAAAATGTGGAAACTGAGTAGACCTCTGGGCTACGACGAAGGGATTCCAGCCAATGTTCCTGGAGAGGAATTTCAAAGATGGCGCTCAGCAGCTGACCAAAGG GACTGA
- the LOC109639413 gene encoding sentrin-specific protease 5-like isoform X2, translated as MHRTQSHRSKAKYLKRRKGFMSSVKGVSHLSRRAKRRLFFKVQLWMWRKRREKCRFGIFRAKRRACGISCGPCFNSKDQSQKNKSRLPMYHTVNSDNSRDRTSAAVSPLACDTEASEETLRGQNCPLKPHEPVSLSETLIASSSFQNRLTDMNVPGGPFTLTASSQRRETSGRCCVIAEPSKHSRTVKPLLRTEACEGMMRCTSGQCTSVTPGQDKASNTHSDERITCQKSSQTNVSLKALTNDLHEFLDEFYRIYGSFIPLQKSDVLRHLKRKFNTDFRDRKYVVFSEVTKYRSVIVQKPVPSFQVVYNKHTLTLEDLSTLADQNWLNDQVMNMYGELIVESAHHKVHFLNSFFHRQLMTKGYDGVKRWTKQNILKYLMAEAKEKQQTAFENGWTVSFDENVPQQTNENDCGVFVLEYSRCLALTKPLQFSQEDIPKIRKRIYKELCDCKLHEEG; from the exons ATGCACCGAACACAGAGCCACAGGAGCAAAGCCAAGTACCTCAAGAGACGGAAGGGTTTCATGTCTTCAGTCAAGGGAGTTTCTCATCTGTCCAGACGGGCCAAGAGACGcttgttttttaaagtacaGCTCTGGATGTGGAGGAAGCGGAGAGAGAAATGCCGTTTTGGGATTTTCAGAGCAAAGAGAAGAGCTTGTGGGATCAGCTGTGGACCCTGCTTTAACTCAAAGGATCagtcacagaaaaataaaagtagactTCCAATGTACCACACAGTAAACTCAGACAATTCTCGAGACAGGACTTCAGCTGCAGTGTCTCCACTTGCTTGTGATACTGAAGCTTCAGAGGAGACGCTCAGAGGGCAGAACTGTCCGCTGAAGCCACATGAACCAGTCAGTCTGTCAGAAACTTTAATCGCTTCCAGCTCTTTTCAGAACCGGCTCACAGACATGAATGTTCCTGGAGGTCCATTCACTCTAACTGCGTCATCTCAAAGAAGAGAGACCTCTGGACGGTGTTGTGTAATTGCAGAGCCTTCAAAACACTCTCGCACAGTCAAACCCCTGCTGAGGACAGAGGCATGTGAGGGGATGATGAGGTGCACATCAGGACAATGTACCAGTGTTACTCCAGGTCAGGACAAggcttcaaacacacattctgatGAGAGAATCACCTGTCAAAAGTCGTCTCAAACCAATGTCAGCCTTAAAGCACTGACGAACGACCTACATG AGTTCCTCGATGAGTTTTACAGAATATATGGAAGTTTCATTCCACTACAGAAGAGCGACGTGTTGAGACACCTGAAGAGGAAGTTTAACACAGATTTCAGGGACAG GAAATATGTTGTCTTCTCGGAGGTTACCAAATACAGAAGTGTGATCGTTCAGAAACCCGTTCCCTCCTTCCAGGTGGtctacaacaaacacacactgacactggaAGATTTGTCGACCCTGGCAGATCAGAACTGGCTCAATGACCAG GTCATGAACATGTATGGGGAATTGATTGTGGAATCTGCCCACCACAAG GTCCATTTTCTCAACAGCTTCTTCCACCGACAGCTCATGACTAAAGGATATGATGGTGTTAAGAGATGGACAAAGCAG AATATCCTGAAATACTTGATGGCAGAAGCAAAGGAGAAGCAGCAGACAGCTTTTGAAAATGGTTGGACAGTGTCGTTTGATGAG AACGTCCCACAACAGACCAATGAAAACGACTGTGGAGTTTTTGTCTTGGAG taCTCCAGATGCCTTGCTCTCACAAAACCCCTGCAGTTTTCCCAGGAGGACATACCAAAGATACGTAAGAGGATCTACAAAGAGCTGTGTGACTGTAAACTCCATGAGGAGGGCTGA